A segment of the Bacteroidota bacterium genome:
ATTGTGGTTCCGCTACATTTCCTGTTTTAAGAATTTCAGTGGCCTTAAATTTATTTAAGTAATCATCCAAGCCTTCAATTAATCCGCCAAAAGCAACCTCAGCTGTATTGGGAATATAACTGAAAACAGAGTTTTCCAAATCGTAGTTAATGGATTTTAAAACAGCCGGTACAAGATAACGGCCGAGAGCTTGCCGCTCTTTATAAATATTGGCATCATTACCGCGAGAAAAATAAATCCGCTCAAATGAACAGGCCTTTTTTTCTAGAGGTTCGATAATTTCCTGTTCCGCGAACTCACCGTTTTTCTTAATGATAGCTGCATGTCCGGGTTTTAATTCTTTTACAGAATCATAATCCGCATTAAACACAGTTTGAATAACAGGACGCTCACTTGCAACAACCAAAACTTCATCATCCATATAATAAAAAGCCGGACGAATTCCGTTAGGATCACGCAACACAAATGCATCGCCATGTCCAATCATACCTGCCATTACATAACCACCATCCCAACGCTTACTACTCTCTTTTAAAATGGAGGTGATATCAATATTTTCCTGAATTTTTTTGGAAATAACCTCATTGGTTAAACCTTCTTCCTTAAACTGACGGAATAAACGATCATTTTCCTTATCCAGGAAATGACCAATTTTTTCCATTACGGTAACAGTGTCTGCTCTTTCAGTTGGATGTTGACCAAGTTCAACTAAATGTTCCAGTAATTCATCTACATTGGTTAAGTTAAAATTACCGGCAACAACTAAATTACGCGCCATCCAATTATTCTGACGACGAAATGGATGACAGGAATGAATGCTGTTTTTTCCGAAGGTACCGTAACGAAGATGCCCTAATACGAGCTCGCCACAGAAAGGAATATTTTCTTTTTGCCAATCGGCACTTTTGTACTGCTCCGGATTTTTTCGTTGCGCTTGTACAAACAACTCATTTACCTGTGAAAAAATATCCTGTGGAGCTTTTGGTGCAATGGAACGTAAACGATCAAGATAATTTGTGCCCGGTGCAGCATCTAATTTTATAGTTGCAATTCCAGCACCGTCTTGTCCGCGATTAATCATTTTCTCCATGAGCTGGTACATTTTGTGTAAGCCATAACGTGCCGAGCCATACTTTGTTTTGTAATAGGAGATTGGTTTTAATAACCTGATGAGTGCTACACCGCACTCGTGTTTAATTATATCGCTCATGGAAAAGAAAGTGCAAAGTTATTATTTTGTTATCTCTTAACGCAGTATTTAATTCAACAAGAAACCAACTTTCTCAACATTTAACACGTATTGGTAATTAAAGAGTCAAAGTCTTGAAAAGTGGATTATTTTCGGTAAGCAAAATTACGTTTTTAAGTCGCTGACTTTCAATATAATAAATTATTGTTTATTTAAGTAATATTAACTAAATTTGAGGTTTAGATGCAAAATTCATTTTTTATGATGAAAAGAATACTTCTTTTATCCTTTTTGGCCGTGCTTATCAATGTAGCCAAGTCACAAGTTGTTATCAATGAGATCTGTTATACGAACCCTGGTCTTGCCATTACAGATGGTTATGGTAATGCTTCCGATTATATAGAGTTATACAACGCAACACCTGGATTGCCGGTGAACATGGCAAACTATTATTTAACCAATGACATTAACAATCTTTACAAGTGGAAAATCCCTTCAACCATTACTATTCCTTCTTTTAGCTTTCAAGTATTCTTCTGTACCGGATTAAACAAAACAGATCCTACCGGATACATACATACTAATTTTGACATTGAACAGTGTAAAAATCAATGGGTCTTGTTAACCCGCTCTCCGGGTGTAATTGTGGATTCGTTTTTTGTTCGTCGTACCAAACCGGGTGACAATTGGGGAAGATATCCGGATTACGTTTCAATCACTAATCAATCTTGGAAATTATTAAATGGTGCTAGTACAGCTATCACCTCTTTCTCAACTACAAACGCAGCATATCCTGCTGCCAGTGCTTATATCGCTTACGCTCCTGTTCCAACCTTCTCAACAAATCCCGGCTTTACGCCTCCTGCATCCGGACAATATGATTTATACATTGCAGACACAGTCAATTTTCAAATCAACTATACCCAAGGTTTTTGCGGACAAATAGGAGGTTCTATTCCCTGCACAACATTAACAGGATGTGTTGGTACAACGAGTACTGCAACAACTTATACCTATGTGAATGGAATTGATGTAATACCTGCAATTGGTATGACCAATGTAATTACAGCTATCACTATTCCTAAAGGCACTTACTCATTAAGCTATTTGCCGAGTTTTGCCGAAACCAATACGTATTTCGACGGAGCCGATTTAGGAGGTTCTCCCGGATTTGGCTTACTCTCAACGGTTGTTGATACAATTTTCTTCAGAACAGCTGCACCTTCAACCATTCATGTGGAATATTTTGACAAAAATAAATTTTATTCTGAAGCCGGTGGTGGTGCCGTTCAACCGCCAAATGACGGATGGTTAAATGCTCAACGTGGATTTGATGTTAGCTTTGATGATAGAACAGGTTACGGTTGCTCTTTGAAAGGAAATGTATATAACGACGCAACCTTTGGTGTAAGTACACGAACTGTATTCACCAGCTTTGAAGTAAGTGCGGCAGGAAAAGATAACTTTTCTGCAATGACTCCTACTGCCTCTACCAATCCACCACCAAAAGGAGCACATATGCGTGATGCCTTTGCGCAAACCTATGCTATGAAGTACAAGTTAAATCTGGATGGTATGCACTATAAACCTATCCGTACTTTCGTGAATGGTTGTTATTGGGGTATCTATGAATTCCGTGAAATTCCTGATGAAGAATATTTAGAACATTACTATGGCATTCCAAAAGATTCTAGTGATATTTTACGTCAGCATGTTGTAGGCTCTATCTTTAATGGTTCTGACACAGGATGGGTAACAACACCTATGACCGGACCATCCGCTAACAACGATGGATTATTTAATTATGTAAAAACATTCCCTGTATTTAATAATCCAAGCCCTTATTATAACAATACCATGGCACGTTTAAGTCAATTTAGCTTCATGGATCACTTTATTTACAATAGTTATTTAGTGAATACCGACTTGACAAGCTTAAATACTACCTGGTGGAGAAAACGTAATAATGGTTTAACTGCACCAATTGCAGGCGCAGATACTCTCATGAAATGGCGTTATTTTATGTGGGATATGAATAACATTTTAGGATTGCGTGTTGCTCCTTCAACTTATACCATTTCAGGCACCGCTCCTATGATGACATCACCTTGCGTGTTTACTTCAACGATTTTTCCTACCAATCCTAACACCTACACAACAGTTACATCCAGTTATACCGGTCATACTTTAATGTTGAACCGTTTGTTACTGAATGCGAAATTCAAGAATGATTATTTGAATCGATATCAGGATTTACTGAACACGGTTTTAAGTTGTAATAAAATGCTCGCGCATTATACTTACTTCAGGAATATGTTTAATGCAGAAATACCAAACCATTGTGCATTTCCTAATTGGAATGTTCAGCAACCGGATTGGGATTTTAACATGGATACATTGCGTGAGCGAATTACACAACGTTGTACAAAAGCCGACTCCTTACTTTCTAAATGTTTGAATCTTGCCGGCCCTTATACTTTGAATATCGACGTAAAACCTTCAGGTGCAGGAACAGTTGATTTAAACAGTTTGCATTTAACTTCATTTGTTTGGAGCGGAGATTATTATCAAACCAAAACAGCACCTTATATGTATACTTACCTAGAGGCTTATCCTGTTGATACAAGTGTTTATGTTTTCGATCACTGGGAATTTACAAGCAGTACAAATAGTACAACGGCTGTCCCTGGAGATAAAAACAGTAATAATTACTTATTTAAAGATTCTTTATCCTTTGTTTTAACAGAGGGTGATTTTGTTACAGCCGTTTTTGCCGATAAGCGAACGGATGTTATTTTCCCAACCGGATTTACACCAAATGGTGACGGACAAAACGAAACATTCTCTCCATTAGGTGCTGCTGCTCGATTCTCTCAGAATTATGAATTACGCATTTGGAACCGTTGGGGTCAAGAAGTGTTCCGCTCTACCGATTGGAGTTTAGGTTGGGATGGTAATTATAACGGTCAGCTTGCACAGACAGGCGTATACGCTTACCTTCTAACGTATAAAAATGTACTCGGAGAAGATAAAATAGTTAAAGGTAACGTAACACTAATCAGGTAATCAGCATTTAGTAGCATTTCACATTTATGAAAAGAATAATAATAATTTCCTGTTTAACCCTTTCCGTGTTTACTTCCAAAGTAAATGCTCAGGATGTGCACATGGCGCAAATTCAGGAATCGCCTCTATACATTAATCCTGCCAATACAGGTTTCTTTGCAGGTTATTACAGGGTTATTGCCGGCTATCGTAATCAATGGGCTTCAATGGGCAGTCCGTATCAAACAATGGCATTATCGGTTGATGGTGGTTTATTTCGTAATCGTCATAAATCGGCCTTTTTAGGAATTGGATTAAACCTTTTTAACGATCGCGCAGGTTCTGCTAATATTCAAAATACGATTGCGAATTTAAATTTAAGTGCTATTCTTAAATTAAACTCGAAAAGTGCATTCTCTGCCGGAATCTATGGTGGTATTTCCATGAATAACGCCAACTACGCTAAATTAACTTACGCAACTCAATATAACGGAACAGAAATTGATCCTACCCGCCCTACCGGCGAAAGTGTGGCGTACCAATCTTTCACCGCCTCCGATTTGGGAGCAGGTTTAGCGTATGAGTTTGTTACCGATAAAAAAAGAAATGACCGTGATTATATCACCAGTTTAAGAATCGGTGTGGCGGCGTATCACTTAAACCGTGCTAAACAGGAATTTGGTAACTCACAAATTGATCCAAACACAGGTGCGCCTTATGCTGAGCCTTACCGTTTACCAACTCGTTATGTTGGTTCGGCCACTTTACGTTATGATGTTCCAAACAGTAAGGTGACAGTTAATCCAACAGTGATTTACATGATTCAAGGACCGGCTACTGAAATTAATGCAGGTACTTTTATTAAATACCGCTTTAAAAACGGAACTAAAGTAACCGGTGAAAAAGTTGAGAATTCTTTTGGTGTAGGATTATTTTATCGTGTTAATGACGCTATTATTCCTCAGATCTTATTGGATATGGGTAATTATGCAATTGGTTTATCATACGATGCAAACATTTCAGGTTACCGAAAAGCTTCAAGAACAGTTGGAGGATTTGAAATAATGTTACGTTATAACAAATTAGCAGACGCGTTATTTAATAAACGCAGTGAGTACACTAAGAGAAATTAACCCCGCCTCTTAGCTTAATTTATTTTTATTGTTTTTTATTTATGAAGAATAAGTCTTCTTTAATTGTCATTACTGCGCTCTGTGTTTTGTGCGCCATTTCCTTCTGGTTATATAAAAACAAAACCTCGGATTCAACCCTTAATAAAGAAGCACGTGATTTTGCCGTAAAAGACACAGCAGCAATTACGAAAATATTTTTAGCTGATAAGGAAGGTAGAAAAGTAAACTTAGAAAGAAAAAATAACGGATGGATTGTTAACGGTAAATATCCGGCCAGAACCGATGCTATCAGCCTTTTATTGTACACCATGAAAATGGTAGATGTAAAATCGCCGGTATCAAAATCGGCACGTGAAGCCGTGATAAAGCGAATGGCCACCAGTTCCATTAAAGTGGAAATTTATGAAGACGATGAGCTAATCAAACAATATTATGTCGGACATGAAAGCATGGATAATGATGGCAGTTATATGATTTTAACCGATCTAAGTTCGGGTGAAAATTATGATGAACCTTACCTCACGTTCATTCCGGGATTTACTGGTTTTCTGGGACCTAGATATATCACTGACGAAACCGATTGGCGCGACCGTATGATACTTAATTACATACCGCCGAACATCAAACAAATTAAATTAGAACTCACAGAAAATCCCGATTCATCCTTTGTGATTAATCTGAAAAGCACTACGCAATTTGAGTTAAATAAATTAAACGGACAACCAATCACATTTGACGAAACCAAGATGAAACAGTACCTCGCCTATTTTCAAAATGTGAGTTACGAAAAACTTCTAACTGAGTACAACAAAAAATTGTGCGATTCATTACGCTCGTCGGTGCCCTACATAAAACTGAGTATTACCGATACAAAAAACGAAACCAAAATATTTAACTTTCACCATAAAAATTCAAGTTTCGAGATTAATAAGAAATACGGCATCGATTACAAATACGATCCGGATAGATTTTTCCTGACTTACGATAATAACAAGGAAGTAGCCCTGGTACAATACTATGTATTCGGAAAAATACTGCCCACTTACGCCTATTTCCTCCCTAAAAACTCTGTTAAAAAGTAGTTCAAAACTAAAGGCACTTTAGACCCCTTATTTTAGAGGTAAACTTAAATTTGTTAGAGAATAAACAGGGCTTGCTCTGTTTGTTTTTTATTGTATTATTGAATCTATAAAAATAAGAGCATATGAATTTTGTTGTATCATCTATCACTTTATTAAAACATTTAAAATCTGTTGGAGGCGTATTAAACACAAACAACACCATTCCTATTTTAGATTGCTTTTTGTTTGAAGTGAGTAATGGCGAATTAACCATCTCCGCTAGCGATATGGAAACTACCATTACCACAAGTTTGAAAGTGGAAGCTTCACAAGGTGGAAGTATTGCTATTCCTGCAAAAACATTATTAGATGCTTTATCTAATTTACCGGAACAACCTATTTCATTCATCATCGACAACAAAAAATTCTCAGCGAAATTAAAAACTGAAACAGGAGATTATACTTTAACCGGACATAACGGTGAAGAGTATCCTAAAATGCCAAAGTTAGATTCACAAACTTCTATCGTTATCAAAAGTGACATACTTGCTTCTGCAATCAATAAAACAATTTTCGCAACAGGAAACGATGATTTACGTCCCGTTATGAGTGGCGTATATTGTCAGTTTACCGAAACTAATTCCATCTTCGTTGCAACTGATGCTCACAAATTAGTTCGTTATACACGTAATGATGCAAAAGCCGGTGCTTCTACTTCTTTCATTATGCCAAAAAAACCATTGAATGTTTTAAAAACTTTATTGGCCGGTGTAGATGATGCAGTAAAAGTAGAATTTAACAAAACTAACGCTTTGTTCTCTTTTGGAAACATCAACTTAGTTTGTCGTTTAATCGACGGCAAATACCCGAACTACGAAGCTGTAATTCCAAAACAAAATCCGAATAAACTCACCATCGATCGTTCATCTTTCCTTAGTGCCATTAAACGCGTGAGTGTTTTCGCTAACAAAGCAACGCATCAGGTACGTTTAAAGATAAACGGAAGCCAATTAATTGTGTCTGCTGAAGATTTAGATTTCGCGAATGAAGGTCACGAAAGTTTAGTTTGCTCTTACATTGGCGAAGACATGGAAATCGGTTTCAATTCTAAATTTTTGGTTGAAATGGTAAGCAATTTGGAAAGTGATGAAATTACCATTGAAATGAGCGCGCCAAACCGTGCAGGAATTATCGTACCGTCACAAAAAGCAAATCCGGGTGAAGATGTTTTAATGTTGGTAATGCCGGTAATGTTGAATAATTAATTTAAACGAATGAACTTTAAAATAAAATTCCTCTTAAGCCTGTTTCTTCTAACAGGCTTTTTTGTTAACGCGCAAACTGGCGTAACTGTTATTGATAGTATTTATTCCAATGGTATTTACCGTACTTATCGTTTATACAGACCAACAATTTACACAGGTGCTACATCAGTTCCGCTGATTTTAAATTTACACGGATACACTTCCACTTCCTTTCAACAACAATTTTACGGCAACTTTATGCCTATAGCTGATACGGCCAATTTTTTAGTTGTACATCCGCAAGGAACTAAAGACGGCAGCAATCAACCCTACTGGAATGCAGGTATCAGCACTATTGGAGCCAACGATCTTTTGTTTTTAAGTCAACTCATTGATTCTTTAAAAGCAACTTACAACATCGACAACAACTGTGTCTACTCAACTGGTATGAGTAATGGTGGCTTTATGAGTAATTATTTAGCGTGTAATCTCAGTAATAAAATTGCAGCCATTGCAGGCGTAACCGGTACCATTTTCACAAACTGGTTTTCGAGTTGTAATCCGGGCCGACCGGTTCCTGTTATGCATATTCATGGCACTGCCGATCCTACTGTGCCTTATGCTGGAAACAGTACCATGATTGCGGCAGATACATTGGTAAAAATGTGGCGCGTTAAAAACAATTGTAATTCAGTGCCTTCGTTTAGTAATGTACCAAACATCAATACAACCGACGGATGTACAGCTGAGCATTACATCTACACTGGCGGCAATAGCGGCTCGAGTGTTGAATTTTATAAAATAATAGGTGGCGGACATACCTGGCCGGGCGCGGCGTTTACTACGGGTGTAACGAATCAGGATTTTAATGCCTCTGTTCAGATTTGGCGATTCTTCAGAAAATACAAACTAAATACACTCACTTCTGTCAATGAAATTGCTAATTCAAGAAATGATGTGATGGTTTTTCCAAATCCATCGTCAGACTTTATTCAAATAGTAAGTGATGAAAAATTAAACTATGAATTGTTTGATGTAAGCGGAAAAAGAATCTCCATTAATGAAATTAACGCTAACACCATCGATATTTCTAAATTGGAGAATGGAATTTATTTTCTTTCTCTCTCCAATAATTCCTTTAAGGAAATCAGAAAAATTGTGAAGGTGAACTAAACGAGTTCTTTATACATTGGTATGTCGGGAAGGTATTTTAGTTTATTACCAAACGTATCTATTACTATTTCCTGCAAGCCATTTGTGAGTACCAAATAACGAACGCCCATTACCAAATTATATCGCAAAGCTTGCTCGGCAGTTTGCTCTGTTAATGCCACATCGGGCGACTTACATTCCACCAATAAAACAGGTTGCATTGCTGTATTGAATACTACAGCATCATATCTTCTTTTTGTACCATTTAATTCAATCTCCTTCTCAATGGATAAAAGAGAGGTGGGAAATTCCTTTGCTGTAATTATATAATTAATAAAATGCTGTCGTACCCACTCTTCAGGTGTAAGAACAATCCATTTCTTTCTGACTTCATCGAACACCAAGGCCTTTTTTCCTTCGTGCTTTATCTTAACATTAAATGTTGGATATTTTAAACCTGAGTCCAATGAATAATTAAATTTTTATAAATATATTTACATTAATACGATTTACAAAGACATATGAAAAGCAAAGAAGAGATTGTAAATAATTGGTTGCCTCGTTACACAGGTGTGCCTTTAGAAGAATTTGGTCAATACATTTTATTGGTAAATTTCAGCAATTACGTGCATATGTTTGCACAAATGAATAATGTGGAAGTACGCGGACTAGACCGACCTATGAGCAGTGCCACAGCCAATAACATCACTATCATTAATTTTGGAATGGGAAGCGCGAGTGCGGCAACCATTATGGATTTATTGAGCGCCATACAACCTAAAGCCGTTTTGTTTTTAGGCAAATGCGGCGGACTTAAAAAGAAAAATCAAATAGGTGATTTAATTTTACCGATTGCTGCGATACGAGGAGAAGGAACCAGTGATGATTATTTTCCGAGTGAAGTACCTGCCCTACCTTCCTTTAATTTACAAAAAGCAATTTCTTACACCATTCGCATCAGTGATCGTGATTACTGGACCGGAACTGTATACACCACCAATCGCAGGGTGTGGGAACATGACGATAACTTCAAAGAGTATTTACGTCAATTAAGAGCAATGGCGATTGATATGGAAACTGCTACCATTTTCACCGTTGGTTTTCATAATGAAATTCCAACAGGGGCTCTCTTATTGGTAACCGATCAACCCATGATTCCTGAAGGAGTTAAAACTGAACAGAGCGATAAAAAAGTAACCGATGGATTCGTGAACGAACATTTACGCATCGGCATCGAATCACTGAAAGAATTACAAAACAAAGGTATCTCTGTAAAACATTTACGATTTGAGTAATCCAACAAATACTCCCGAGTATTACATCAACGGAATTCTCTCCGGCGATATCACCGTTCTAAGCCGTGCCATTACGCTTATTGAATCGACAAAAGCGGAACATCAGGAATTAGGCGGAAAGGTGATAGACGGCATCATGCACAAAACCGGACAATCCTTTCGTTTAGGAATTACCGGCGTACCGGGTGTAGGAAAAAGTACCTTTATAGAAAGTTTCGGTTTACACTTAGTAAATAACGGTCACCGCCTTGCTGTTTTAGCCATCGACCCAAGCAGCCAGAAAAGTAAAGGGAGTATTTTAGGCGATAAAACACGCATGGAAAAACTCTCTGTTCATGCGAATGCTTTTATTCGTCCTTCACCCAGCAGCGGAACTTTAGGTGGCGTTACCAAAAATACATTTGAAACCATTTTGCTTTGCGAAGCGGCCGGATTTGATTTTATCATTGTAGAAACGGTGGGAGTTGGTCAAAGTGAAATTGCCGTTAGCCAGATGACGGATTTCTTTTTATTACTGATGTTAGCAGGTGCCGGCGATGAATTGCAAGGTATTAAACGCGGCATCATGGAAATGGCCGATGCACTTCTAATTACCAAAGCCGACGGAAACAATTTACAAAAAGCTAAAAACGCGAAAACAGAATACGCGCACGCCTTACATTTATTTCCACCCTCAGAAAGCGGATGGATTCCGAAAGTGGAAATCTGCTCCAGTATACAAAATGAAGGCATCAAAGAAGCTTTACAAATCATTGAATCCTATAAAAACTTAAGTATTACGAACGGTTACTTTTCATTGAAGCGTAAACAACAATTAAGTGATTGGCTACACTACAGCATCAGCGAGCAATTGAAAGAAAAATTCTACAATCATCCTTCCATCAAAGAAGAATTAAAGAATATTGAAAAGAATTTAGACAGCGGAAAAATTAATCCGTATCGCATCGCTTCCGAGTTAATTTCCAAATGGAAAAACTAAAATCGTTTTAGCTCTCAAAAAGCCAATAATTCCTTAACAATTACCTCCCATTTTCATTGATAAATAGCTTAATTTTAAGCTTTCCATTTTACTATGAAAAAACTTTTACTTTTTGTCTTTACCGCATTGTTTTTAGTAACGAATGCAAATTCCTTAATCGTTGAAAATCCTTATGCGAACAGCTTTAAAAAAGCGTATGCACTCTA
Coding sequences within it:
- a CDS encoding CotH kinase family protein; the protein is MMKRILLLSFLAVLINVAKSQVVINEICYTNPGLAITDGYGNASDYIELYNATPGLPVNMANYYLTNDINNLYKWKIPSTITIPSFSFQVFFCTGLNKTDPTGYIHTNFDIEQCKNQWVLLTRSPGVIVDSFFVRRTKPGDNWGRYPDYVSITNQSWKLLNGASTAITSFSTTNAAYPAASAYIAYAPVPTFSTNPGFTPPASGQYDLYIADTVNFQINYTQGFCGQIGGSIPCTTLTGCVGTTSTATTYTYVNGIDVIPAIGMTNVITAITIPKGTYSLSYLPSFAETNTYFDGADLGGSPGFGLLSTVVDTIFFRTAAPSTIHVEYFDKNKFYSEAGGGAVQPPNDGWLNAQRGFDVSFDDRTGYGCSLKGNVYNDATFGVSTRTVFTSFEVSAAGKDNFSAMTPTASTNPPPKGAHMRDAFAQTYAMKYKLNLDGMHYKPIRTFVNGCYWGIYEFREIPDEEYLEHYYGIPKDSSDILRQHVVGSIFNGSDTGWVTTPMTGPSANNDGLFNYVKTFPVFNNPSPYYNNTMARLSQFSFMDHFIYNSYLVNTDLTSLNTTWWRKRNNGLTAPIAGADTLMKWRYFMWDMNNILGLRVAPSTYTISGTAPMMTSPCVFTSTIFPTNPNTYTTVTSSYTGHTLMLNRLLLNAKFKNDYLNRYQDLLNTVLSCNKMLAHYTYFRNMFNAEIPNHCAFPNWNVQQPDWDFNMDTLRERITQRCTKADSLLSKCLNLAGPYTLNIDVKPSGAGTVDLNSLHLTSFVWSGDYYQTKTAPYMYTYLEAYPVDTSVYVFDHWEFTSSTNSTTAVPGDKNSNNYLFKDSLSFVLTEGDFVTAVFADKRTDVIFPTGFTPNGDGQNETFSPLGAAARFSQNYELRIWNRWGQEVFRSTDWSLGWDGNYNGQLAQTGVYAYLLTYKNVLGEDKIVKGNVTLIR
- a CDS encoding type I restriction enzyme HsdR N-terminal domain-containing protein, with product MDSGLKYPTFNVKIKHEGKKALVFDEVRKKWIVLTPEEWVRQHFINYIITAKEFPTSLLSIEKEIELNGTKRRYDAVVFNTAMQPVLLVECKSPDVALTEQTAEQALRYNLVMGVRYLVLTNGLQEIVIDTFGNKLKYLPDIPMYKELV
- a CDS encoding AMP nucleosidase, whose amino-acid sequence is MKSKEEIVNNWLPRYTGVPLEEFGQYILLVNFSNYVHMFAQMNNVEVRGLDRPMSSATANNITIINFGMGSASAATIMDLLSAIQPKAVLFLGKCGGLKKKNQIGDLILPIAAIRGEGTSDDYFPSEVPALPSFNLQKAISYTIRISDRDYWTGTVYTTNRRVWEHDDNFKEYLRQLRAMAIDMETATIFTVGFHNEIPTGALLLVTDQPMIPEGVKTEQSDKKVTDGFVNEHLRIGIESLKELQNKGISVKHLRFE
- a CDS encoding T9SS type A sorting domain-containing protein; this encodes MNFKIKFLLSLFLLTGFFVNAQTGVTVIDSIYSNGIYRTYRLYRPTIYTGATSVPLILNLHGYTSTSFQQQFYGNFMPIADTANFLVVHPQGTKDGSNQPYWNAGISTIGANDLLFLSQLIDSLKATYNIDNNCVYSTGMSNGGFMSNYLACNLSNKIAAIAGVTGTIFTNWFSSCNPGRPVPVMHIHGTADPTVPYAGNSTMIAADTLVKMWRVKNNCNSVPSFSNVPNINTTDGCTAEHYIYTGGNSGSSVEFYKIIGGGHTWPGAAFTTGVTNQDFNASVQIWRFFRKYKLNTLTSVNEIANSRNDVMVFPNPSSDFIQIVSDEKLNYELFDVSGKRISINEINANTIDISKLENGIYFLSLSNNSFKEIRKIVKVN
- the dnaN gene encoding DNA polymerase III subunit beta, with product MNFVVSSITLLKHLKSVGGVLNTNNTIPILDCFLFEVSNGELTISASDMETTITTSLKVEASQGGSIAIPAKTLLDALSNLPEQPISFIIDNKKFSAKLKTETGDYTLTGHNGEEYPKMPKLDSQTSIVIKSDILASAINKTIFATGNDDLRPVMSGVYCQFTETNSIFVATDAHKLVRYTRNDAKAGASTSFIMPKKPLNVLKTLLAGVDDAVKVEFNKTNALFSFGNINLVCRLIDGKYPNYEAVIPKQNPNKLTIDRSSFLSAIKRVSVFANKATHQVRLKINGSQLIVSAEDLDFANEGHESLVCSYIGEDMEIGFNSKFLVEMVSNLESDEITIEMSAPNRAGIIVPSQKANPGEDVLMLVMPVMLNN
- the meaB gene encoding methylmalonyl Co-A mutase-associated GTPase MeaB, translated to MYDLSNPTNTPEYYINGILSGDITVLSRAITLIESTKAEHQELGGKVIDGIMHKTGQSFRLGITGVPGVGKSTFIESFGLHLVNNGHRLAVLAIDPSSQKSKGSILGDKTRMEKLSVHANAFIRPSPSSGTLGGVTKNTFETILLCEAAGFDFIIVETVGVGQSEIAVSQMTDFFLLLMLAGAGDELQGIKRGIMEMADALLITKADGNNLQKAKNAKTEYAHALHLFPPSESGWIPKVEICSSIQNEGIKEALQIIESYKNLSITNGYFSLKRKQQLSDWLHYSISEQLKEKFYNHPSIKEELKNIEKNLDSGKINPYRIASELISKWKN
- a CDS encoding DUF4340 domain-containing protein, which gives rise to MKNKSSLIVITALCVLCAISFWLYKNKTSDSTLNKEARDFAVKDTAAITKIFLADKEGRKVNLERKNNGWIVNGKYPARTDAISLLLYTMKMVDVKSPVSKSAREAVIKRMATSSIKVEIYEDDELIKQYYVGHESMDNDGSYMILTDLSSGENYDEPYLTFIPGFTGFLGPRYITDETDWRDRMILNYIPPNIKQIKLELTENPDSSFVINLKSTTQFELNKLNGQPITFDETKMKQYLAYFQNVSYEKLLTEYNKKLCDSLRSSVPYIKLSITDTKNETKIFNFHHKNSSFEINKKYGIDYKYDPDRFFLTYDNNKEVALVQYYVFGKILPTYAYFLPKNSVKK
- a CDS encoding PorP/SprF family type IX secretion system membrane protein; protein product: MKRIIIISCLTLSVFTSKVNAQDVHMAQIQESPLYINPANTGFFAGYYRVIAGYRNQWASMGSPYQTMALSVDGGLFRNRHKSAFLGIGLNLFNDRAGSANIQNTIANLNLSAILKLNSKSAFSAGIYGGISMNNANYAKLTYATQYNGTEIDPTRPTGESVAYQSFTASDLGAGLAYEFVTDKKRNDRDYITSLRIGVAAYHLNRAKQEFGNSQIDPNTGAPYAEPYRLPTRYVGSATLRYDVPNSKVTVNPTVIYMIQGPATEINAGTFIKYRFKNGTKVTGEKVENSFGVGLFYRVNDAIIPQILLDMGNYAIGLSYDANISGYRKASRTVGGFEIMLRYNKLADALFNKRSEYTKRN
- a CDS encoding amidophosphoribosyltransferase is translated as MSDIIKHECGVALIRLLKPISYYKTKYGSARYGLHKMYQLMEKMINRGQDGAGIATIKLDAAPGTNYLDRLRSIAPKAPQDIFSQVNELFVQAQRKNPEQYKSADWQKENIPFCGELVLGHLRYGTFGKNSIHSCHPFRRQNNWMARNLVVAGNFNLTNVDELLEHLVELGQHPTERADTVTVMEKIGHFLDKENDRLFRQFKEEGLTNEVISKKIQENIDITSILKESSKRWDGGYVMAGMIGHGDAFVLRDPNGIRPAFYYMDDEVLVVASERPVIQTVFNADYDSVKELKPGHAAIIKKNGEFAEQEIIEPLEKKACSFERIYFSRGNDANIYKERQALGRYLVPAVLKSINYDLENSVFSYIPNTAEVAFGGLIEGLDDYLNKFKATEILKTGNVAEPQLSKLLSIQPRVHKIVYKDAKQRTFITDDESRDLLVNLGYDITYGIVNKGIDNLVVLDDSIVRGTTLKQSILRILDRLGAKKIVVVSSAPQIRYPDCYGIDMAVLGKFIAFEATIALLKETGRENVLKSVYEKALVEVQKPKEEQVNVVKEIYSTFTSEEISQKISELLRPADLKSDLEIIYQNIEGLHLSCPNNLGDWYFTGNYPTPGGNKVANRSFINYMEGKNVRAY